The Rattus rattus isolate New Zealand chromosome 1, Rrattus_CSIRO_v1, whole genome shotgun sequence genome includes a region encoding these proteins:
- the Nkain1 gene encoding sodium/potassium-transporting ATPase subunit beta-1-interacting protein 1, protein MGKCSGRCTLVAFCCLQLVAALQRQIFDFLGYQWAPILANFLHIMAVILGIFGTVQYRSRYLILYAAWLVLWVGWNAFIICFYLEVGQLSQDRDFIMTFNTSLHRSWWMENGPGCLVTPVLNSRLALEDHHVISVTGCLLDYPYIEALSSALQIFLALFGFVFACYVSKVFLEEEDSFDFIGGFDSYGYQAPQKTSHLQLQPLYTWVLGGNWV, encoded by the exons GTGGCTGCCCTCCAGCGGCAGATCTTCGATTTCCTGGGCTACCAGTGGGCTCCCATCCTGGCCAACTTCCTGCATATCATGGCCGTCATCCTGGGCATCTTTGGCACCGTGCAGTATCGGTCCCGGTATCTCATCCTG TATGCAGCCTGGCTGGTACTCTGGGTCGGCTGGAATGCCTTCATCATCTGCTTCTACCTGGAGGTTGGACAGCTATCCCAG GACCGGGACTTCATCATGACCTTCAACACATCCCTGCATCGCTCCTGGTGGATGGAGAACGGTCCAGGCTGCCTGGTGACTCCTGTTCTGAACTCCCGCCTGGCCCTGGAGGACCACCATGTCATCTCGGTCACTGGCTGCCTGCTTGATTATCCGTACATTGAAGCCCTCAGTAGTGCCCTGCAGATCTTCCTAGCT CTGTTCGGATTCGTGTTTGCCTGTTATGTGAGCAAAGTATTCCTGGAAGAGGAGGACAGCT TTGACTTCATCGGTGGCTTTGACTCCTATGGATACCAGGCGCCTCAGAAGACATCGCATTTACAGCTGCAACCTCTGTACACGTGGGTCCTTGGCGGGAACTGGGTGTAA